The Fictibacillus arsenicus genome contains a region encoding:
- a CDS encoding ABC transporter permease subunit, producing the protein MKIAKKLLLQLLLTFLSIILISGLPELIMNKNVSAYFGKVKAVFIEMLYLNEMTYLNQGIKRPFLEDIWEPYFYSLTILFGALFIALCFAQVLTWGTLMLPNFIRKIIKNILTFLESLPDLLVFALVQMGIVLIYKKTGVLVSNVASLGAEDRIYIVPITCLMLLPFVYFYKMMILMTEEEMGKQYVETSLAKGMKRLYVLVFHVTRNTSEGIFHFSKSVLWFMISNLLLVEIIFNIHGITHYMYHDFRPEMLAACLILLVIPFFLIFALFEWTIMRYSKRSEAL; encoded by the coding sequence ATGAAAATAGCAAAAAAACTGCTATTACAGCTTTTATTAACGTTTTTATCCATTATATTGATAAGCGGATTACCTGAACTAATCATGAATAAAAACGTATCAGCCTATTTTGGAAAAGTTAAGGCTGTATTCATAGAAATGCTGTACTTAAATGAAATGACCTATTTAAATCAAGGCATTAAACGTCCATTTTTAGAAGATATCTGGGAACCTTACTTTTATTCACTTACCATTCTTTTTGGTGCACTATTCATTGCATTATGCTTCGCTCAAGTTCTAACATGGGGCACTTTAATGCTGCCAAACTTCATAAGAAAAATTATAAAAAATATCCTTACCTTTTTAGAATCCTTGCCTGATCTGCTTGTTTTTGCACTTGTACAAATGGGCATCGTTCTGATCTATAAAAAGACTGGAGTTTTAGTATCAAATGTAGCTTCATTAGGTGCAGAAGACAGAATTTATATCGTCCCTATAACCTGTCTCATGTTATTGCCGTTTGTATACTTTTATAAAATGATGATTCTGATGACCGAAGAGGAAATGGGAAAACAGTATGTTGAAACGAGTTTAGCGAAAGGGATGAAAAGGCTGTATGTCCTCGTTTTCCATGTAACGAGAAACACGAGCGAGGGAATATTCCATTTTTCTAAATCAGTGCTCTGGTTTATGATTTCAAATCTGCTGCTGGTAGAAATCATCTTCAATATTCATGGCATAACCCACTATATGTATCATGATTTTAGACCGGAAATGCTTGCTGCCTGTTTGATACTCTTAGTCATTCCCTTTTTCCTTATCTTCGCACTTTTTGAGTGGACCATTATGAGATATTCGAAAAGGAGTGAAGCTTTATAA
- a CDS encoding NAD(P)/FAD-dependent oxidoreductase, whose protein sequence is MNTHYDVIVVGAGPAGIFTSYELTRQLPEAKILLIDKGHDIYARSCPILEKKIKKCPPAAGRKEFAGCLPACSITNGFGGAGAYSDGKFNITSEFGGWMTDYLSEDKVVELIKYVDEINLEHGATDSITDPLTPEVKDIEKRGYAAGLKLLRAQVRHLGTEQNLEILKSIYEYLKTRIDMKYKAEVEDILTERTEMGYISKGILLKDGTSLSAEKTVIVPGRDGSSWLTKILKKRRIKMTANQVDIGVRVETSNLVMEEINEHLYEGKFVFNTSVGTKVRTFCSNPSGHVVVENHSGIMLANGHAYKDPKLGSENTNFALLVSHQFAEPFDQPTEYAHEVSKLANQLSMGGLVVQKYGDILKGRRSTEKRIKEGFLRPTLKEAVPGDLGLVLPYNTMISLIEMTEALDKVTPGIASEHTLFYGVEAKFYSARPKLDDKFESEIGGLYVGGDGAGITRGLAQASACGVWIAQNVAAKLKEKLPAMV, encoded by the coding sequence ATGAATACCCATTATGATGTAATCGTTGTTGGAGCAGGTCCAGCAGGGATATTTACGAGTTATGAACTAACAAGACAACTGCCAGAGGCAAAGATTTTATTGATTGATAAAGGACACGATATTTATGCCAGATCATGCCCTATTTTAGAGAAGAAAATTAAAAAATGTCCGCCTGCAGCTGGAAGAAAAGAGTTTGCTGGATGTCTGCCTGCTTGCTCCATAACAAATGGTTTCGGCGGTGCCGGTGCTTATTCAGATGGGAAGTTCAACATCACCTCCGAATTCGGCGGATGGATGACAGATTATCTTTCAGAAGATAAAGTTGTGGAACTTATTAAATATGTTGATGAAATTAATCTTGAGCATGGTGCAACGGATTCCATTACAGATCCTCTTACACCAGAAGTAAAAGATATTGAAAAACGCGGCTATGCTGCAGGCTTGAAGCTGTTGCGTGCACAAGTCCGCCATCTAGGAACTGAACAAAACTTAGAGATTTTAAAAAGTATATATGAGTATTTAAAAACGAGAATTGATATGAAATACAAAGCAGAAGTTGAAGATATCCTTACTGAGCGAACTGAAATGGGATATATCTCAAAAGGAATTCTTTTAAAGGACGGTACTTCCCTATCTGCTGAAAAAACAGTAATTGTACCAGGACGTGACGGATCTTCATGGCTGACAAAGATTTTAAAGAAGCGCCGTATTAAGATGACCGCAAACCAAGTAGATATTGGTGTCCGTGTAGAAACATCAAACCTTGTGATGGAAGAGATTAATGAGCACCTATATGAAGGAAAGTTCGTTTTCAATACTTCTGTAGGAACAAAAGTGCGAACATTTTGCTCCAACCCTTCTGGTCATGTCGTGGTTGAAAACCATTCAGGAATCATGCTGGCGAACGGCCATGCATATAAAGACCCTAAGCTTGGAAGCGAGAATACAAACTTTGCTTTGCTTGTATCACATCAGTTTGCTGAGCCTTTTGACCAGCCGACAGAATATGCTCATGAGGTATCAAAATTAGCCAACCAGCTTTCAATGGGCGGTCTTGTTGTGCAAAAGTATGGGGATATTCTAAAAGGCCGCCGTTCAACTGAGAAACGGATCAAAGAAGGATTTCTGCGCCCTACTTTAAAAGAAGCAGTGCCGGGAGACCTTGGTCTTGTACTTCCTTACAACACAATGATAAGCCTTATTGAGATGACCGAAGCTCTAGACAAAGTAACACCGGGAATCGCATCGGAACATACGCTTTTTTATGGCGTAGAAGCCAAATTCTATTCAGCCCGTCCTAAGCTTGATGATAAGTTTGAATCTGAGATCGGCGGATTATATGTCGGCGGAGACGGAGCAGGAATCACTCGCGGTCTTGCACAAGCAAGTGCATGCGGTGTATGGATCGCTCAAAATGTTGCTGCCAAGTTAAAAGAAAAATTGCCGGCTATGGTGTAA
- the brnQ gene encoding branched-chain amino acid transport system II carrier protein: MEKRTLSVGLMLFALFFGAGNLIFPPALGQAAGEMVWQSMAGFFITGVGLPLLGVIALARAGGGLQTLTERVNPLFGTVFAIILYLAIGPFFGIPRTGTVAFEMSAMPFLPEGMNTGLPMFLFTVVFFAITYWLALNPSKLVDRIGNILTPLLLFIIGSVLVKALITPVGKLGQAAPEYKSSPLVKGFMDGYLTMDTLGALAFGIVVISAVKKPGMKKENVTKMVIKAGVIAAVCLAGVYGILAYLGATSQTLGKSENGGQILTNVVFQLFGEPGNLLLGLAVALACLTTSVGLVTATGEFAHKMFPELPYKLVILVLSIFSAGVANVGLSQLITISVPVLTAIYPVAIVLIILSFFHDTFSGRQEVYLGSIIATAFVSIADGLKAFGMNLGTIDQIYSHIPLYADGIGWLIPAIIGAVVGFIIALIRGRIIIFST; encoded by the coding sequence ATGGAGAAACGAACACTCTCAGTGGGATTAATGTTGTTTGCGTTATTTTTTGGAGCAGGGAATTTGATTTTTCCGCCAGCACTGGGGCAGGCAGCAGGAGAAATGGTCTGGCAGTCAATGGCTGGCTTTTTCATAACGGGAGTTGGACTGCCTCTTTTAGGTGTTATAGCACTAGCACGAGCAGGCGGGGGACTGCAAACACTTACTGAGCGCGTTAACCCCTTATTTGGAACAGTTTTTGCAATAATATTATATTTAGCGATTGGTCCGTTCTTTGGTATTCCAAGAACCGGTACAGTAGCATTTGAAATGTCTGCAATGCCTTTCCTTCCAGAAGGAATGAATACAGGATTGCCGATGTTTCTTTTTACAGTTGTATTTTTTGCAATTACGTATTGGCTTGCGTTAAATCCTTCTAAGTTAGTGGATCGGATCGGGAATATTTTAACGCCCTTATTGCTATTCATTATTGGTTCCGTACTTGTAAAAGCGCTAATTACACCTGTAGGAAAACTTGGACAGGCAGCACCAGAATACAAGAGCAGCCCACTAGTTAAAGGATTCATGGATGGATATTTAACGATGGATACGCTTGGTGCTCTAGCATTTGGAATCGTAGTAATCTCTGCCGTAAAAAAACCAGGCATGAAAAAAGAAAATGTAACGAAGATGGTTATAAAAGCTGGTGTCATTGCCGCTGTATGTTTAGCAGGCGTTTATGGTATCCTTGCATATCTTGGCGCAACAAGCCAGACTCTTGGTAAATCGGAGAATGGCGGACAGATCTTAACGAATGTAGTTTTTCAGCTTTTTGGAGAGCCGGGGAACCTCTTACTAGGGTTAGCAGTGGCACTTGCTTGTTTAACAACATCTGTTGGACTTGTAACAGCTACGGGCGAATTTGCTCATAAAATGTTTCCGGAGCTCCCTTATAAACTTGTAATTCTTGTATTAAGCATCTTTAGTGCAGGAGTAGCGAATGTTGGTCTTAGCCAGTTGATCACCATATCTGTTCCAGTCCTAACAGCAATCTATCCTGTAGCTATTGTGCTTATTATCCTATCGTTCTTCCATGACACATTCTCAGGGCGCCAGGAAGTGTATCTTGGTTCAATCATTGCAACGGCATTCGTTTCCATTGCTGATGGCTTAAAAGCGTTTGGCATGAACTTAGGGACGATCGATCAAATTTACTCCCATATTCCTTTGTATGCCGATGGAATCGGATGGCTGATACCAGCAATTATAGGAGCTGTTGTTGGTTTTATTATTGCTTTGATCAGAGGAAGAATTATCATATTTTCAACTTAA
- a CDS encoding YhcN/YlaJ family sporulation lipoprotein, with the protein MKKTILVTSMAVMLSSFLGACGMNNNDKDMGEEARDNMTEVNYDNRADRDMDMDMNMGTDNQYDENARMDVADKAADKVTDLKEVEDATVIVTDDNAYVAAKLEGGESMKLTKETEEKIGDAVRNTDPDINDVFVSTNPDFIDRMNGYADEINQGNPVSGFVKEFNETIRRIFPTDR; encoded by the coding sequence ATGAAAAAGACAATTTTAGTTACTTCTATGGCAGTTATGCTGTCTTCTTTCCTTGGAGCTTGCGGGATGAATAATAACGATAAAGACATGGGTGAAGAAGCACGCGATAACATGACAGAAGTGAACTACGATAATCGTGCAGACCGAGACATGGACATGGATATGAACATGGGTACGGACAACCAATACGACGAGAATGCTCGTATGGATGTTGCAGACAAAGCTGCAGATAAAGTAACGGATTTAAAAGAAGTTGAGGATGCTACTGTTATCGTAACTGATGATAATGCTTATGTAGCTGCTAAGCTTGAAGGCGGCGAAAGCATGAAGCTTACAAAAGAGACAGAAGAAAAAATCGGGGATGCAGTCCGTAACACAGACCCAGACATCAATGATGTTTTTGTTTCCACAAACCCTGACTTTATTGACAGAATGAATGGCTATGCGGATGAAATCAACCAAGGTAATCCAGTTTCAGGATTCGTTAAAGAATTCAATGAGACAATTCGCCGTATTTTCCCGACTGACCGTTAA
- a CDS encoding DedA family protein, which translates to MEFDLINIIYQYSYFGIFLLLALGIIGLPIPDEILLATVGYFIFAGDLPMVPAVLSAFLGALTGITGSYYFGTVCGKPLLYKLGPKIGISDEKINKTQRFFSKYGKTALFFGYFVPGVRHLTAYFAGMYSLKFRQFAIYAYFGAVFWCSFFILIGYQLAGRWYIVMDVIHKIGIYAFSLLALCLIAWLIFKPKNKSTYSNEWFK; encoded by the coding sequence ATGGAATTTGACTTAATAAATATTATTTATCAATATAGCTATTTCGGTATTTTTCTATTATTAGCTCTTGGCATTATTGGATTACCGATCCCGGATGAGATTCTTTTAGCTACGGTCGGTTATTTTATATTTGCTGGCGACTTGCCTATGGTACCCGCTGTATTAAGTGCATTTTTGGGAGCGCTAACAGGAATTACGGGAAGCTATTATTTTGGAACGGTATGCGGAAAGCCATTATTGTATAAATTAGGTCCTAAAATTGGGATCTCCGATGAAAAAATAAATAAAACACAGCGTTTCTTTTCGAAATACGGAAAAACAGCTTTGTTCTTTGGGTATTTTGTCCCTGGCGTAAGGCATCTTACTGCCTATTTTGCCGGCATGTATTCTTTAAAATTTAGACAGTTTGCTATCTACGCATACTTTGGTGCTGTTTTTTGGTGTTCATTCTTCATTTTAATCGGTTATCAGCTTGCAGGACGCTGGTACATTGTGATGGATGTTATTCATAAAATCGGTATTTACGCATTCTCTCTGCTTGCACTATGTTTAATTGCTTGGCTGATCTTCAAGCCGAAAAATAAAAGCACATACTCAAATGAATGGTTTAAATAA
- a CDS encoding GNAT family N-acetyltransferase: MKIRHAEVKDASQIAKVQVRSWQASYKGLVDSNYLSEMSIDVRNLRWKEWLSQGPSHTVFVLEDGQKGICGFISGGRIRSDHPYDSEIYAFYLQKEVQRKGYGTKLIKKFSHQLVKQGKKSMIVWVLKDNSAKKAYISLGGKKIDEELITIGNQQLYEECYAWRDMSLILE; this comes from the coding sequence ATGAAAATTCGTCATGCTGAAGTAAAAGATGCCTCACAAATAGCAAAAGTTCAGGTGCGAAGCTGGCAGGCATCCTATAAGGGATTAGTAGATTCTAATTATCTGTCAGAAATGTCAATCGACGTAAGGAATCTTAGATGGAAGGAATGGCTTTCACAAGGTCCGTCTCATACTGTTTTTGTTTTGGAGGATGGTCAAAAAGGAATTTGCGGTTTTATATCAGGAGGCCGTATTCGTTCTGATCATCCTTATGATAGTGAAATTTATGCTTTCTATCTGCAAAAAGAAGTTCAGCGAAAAGGTTATGGAACTAAATTGATAAAAAAATTCAGTCATCAGCTTGTAAAACAAGGGAAAAAAAGTATGATCGTGTGGGTTTTAAAAGATAATTCTGCAAAAAAAGCATATATTTCACTTGGCGGGAAAAAGATAGATGAAGAGTTGATTACAATTGGGAACCAGCAACTATATGAGGAATGTTATGCGTGGCGAGATATGTCGTTAATTTTAGAATAG
- a CDS encoding Nif3-like dinuclear metal center hexameric protein, translated as MAQLQKIDEAIDELFRYREIGADPAFSRFIPMVYDPIKFNWREVFEAQFNQLFNGLMLKGEEEVGRIFLAVFPTEEVLAHFIEHSNPGDLLFMHHPLVMECGDPRGAWGKGFIPINPDLISQIKEKRLSVFTLHVPLDYSRTISTSDAMAEAYGAKVVAEFFKDEKGACGVICEIPAANTEDLIEKSKSIFQIPYADVEGQSHSSITKVAIAAGCGDKVYAMQEAEKLGAQAYITGEIHCHIDNVYGKKKFDEMKKYCKTTTMSLIGVSHAASEYLVHATQLKPWFEEQFKLPVTLIPQDEWWV; from the coding sequence ATGGCACAATTACAAAAAATAGATGAAGCAATAGATGAACTTTTCCGATACAGAGAAATAGGTGCAGACCCGGCGTTCAGCCGTTTTATTCCAATGGTCTATGATCCTATTAAATTCAATTGGCGTGAAGTATTCGAAGCGCAGTTCAATCAATTGTTTAATGGACTTATGTTAAAAGGTGAAGAGGAAGTCGGACGCATATTCTTAGCTGTATTCCCAACAGAAGAAGTACTTGCGCATTTTATTGAGCACAGCAACCCGGGAGACCTTCTATTTATGCATCATCCGCTCGTGATGGAATGCGGCGATCCAAGAGGCGCTTGGGGGAAGGGTTTTATTCCGATCAATCCGGACCTTATCTCACAAATAAAAGAAAAACGATTATCTGTGTTTACTCTTCACGTTCCCCTAGATTACTCGAGAACGATCAGTACAAGTGACGCGATGGCAGAAGCATATGGTGCCAAAGTTGTGGCTGAGTTTTTTAAAGATGAAAAAGGAGCTTGCGGAGTAATTTGTGAAATCCCAGCTGCAAATACTGAGGATCTCATTGAAAAATCAAAAAGCATCTTCCAAATCCCATACGCAGATGTAGAGGGACAATCTCATTCTTCTATAACGAAAGTTGCAATTGCTGCAGGCTGCGGAGACAAAGTTTATGCGATGCAAGAAGCAGAAAAACTCGGAGCCCAGGCGTACATAACGGGTGAAATACATTGCCATATTGATAATGTTTACGGCAAGAAAAAATTTGATGAAATGAAAAAATACTGTAAAACAACGACTATGAGTCTAATCGGTGTTTCACATGCCGCATCAGAATATTTAGTTCATGCCACACAACTGAAACCATGGTTTGAGGAACAATTTAAGTTGCCAGTTACATTGATTCCTCAAGACGAGTGGTGGGTTTAG
- a CDS encoding GNAT family N-acetyltransferase, protein MKIVKAKNTDLENIVLLDKEMIGTDRRKVEIEEAIGQSRCLLVFEESELAGFLIYHTSFFECCFISLIMIKPSFQRRGIASSLLSHMADISSTEKLFSSTNQSNDAMHKVFEANGFTKSGFIDNLDEGDPEIIYFIGKRGEG, encoded by the coding sequence ATGAAAATAGTTAAGGCGAAAAACACAGATTTAGAAAATATCGTTTTATTAGATAAAGAAATGATAGGAACAGACCGAAGAAAAGTAGAAATAGAAGAAGCCATCGGCCAGAGTAGATGTTTGTTAGTCTTCGAAGAATCAGAGCTGGCTGGTTTTCTAATCTACCATACATCCTTTTTCGAATGCTGTTTTATTTCATTGATCATGATTAAGCCTTCTTTCCAAAGAAGGGGAATCGCGAGTTCACTGCTGTCACATATGGCTGATATTTCATCGACAGAAAAGCTTTTCTCATCTACTAATCAATCAAATGATGCTATGCATAAGGTATTTGAAGCTAACGGCTTTACTAAAAGCGGTTTTATAGACAATCTGGATGAAGGTGATCCAGAGATTATTTATTTTATAGGAAAGAGGGGAGAAGGTTAA
- a CDS encoding MTH1187 family thiamine-binding protein, with translation MPIADITIIPIGTETPSVSSYVAEIQKVLQRNEGKVKYQLTPMSTLIEGELSDLFDVIQQLHEVPFANGIQRVATNIRIDDRRDKKSTMEGKLQAVKDQLNRS, from the coding sequence ATGCCTATCGCAGATATTACAATCATTCCAATCGGTACTGAAACCCCAAGTGTAAGTTCCTATGTAGCAGAAATACAAAAGGTACTTCAACGAAATGAAGGTAAAGTAAAATATCAGCTCACACCGATGAGCACATTGATCGAAGGTGAGCTTTCCGATCTTTTTGACGTGATCCAGCAGCTTCACGAAGTTCCATTTGCAAATGGCATTCAGCGGGTTGCTACAAATATTCGCATCGATGACCGCCGCGATAAAAAATCAACGATGGAAGGTAAATTGCAAGCGGTTAAGGATCAGCTGAACCGCTCGTAA